One window of the Klebsiella oxytoca genome contains the following:
- the modC gene encoding molybdenum ABC transporter ATP-binding protein ModC: MLELDFTQMLGSHCLQIRETLPATGITAVFGVSGAGKTSLINAISGLTRPKQGRIVLNGRVLNDVEKRICLAPEKRRIGYVFQDARLFPHYKVRGNLQYGMAKNMASQFDKLVDLLGIAPLLDRLPGGLSGGEKQRVAIGRALLTAPELLLLDEPLASLDIPRKRELLPYLQRLAREINIPMLYVSHSLDEIQHLADNVLVLEEGKVKAFGCLEEVWSSSVMHPWLPQDQQSTILNVTVAAQHPQYAMTALALGDQRIWVNRLDRAPGETARIRIQASDVSLVLEPAQQTSIRNILPARVMQCIESNGQVEVRLEISGRTLWARISPWARDDLGIIPGQQLYAQIKSVSIAA, encoded by the coding sequence ATGCTTGAACTCGATTTTACCCAGATGCTGGGCAGCCACTGCCTGCAAATTCGCGAGACGCTACCCGCTACCGGCATTACTGCGGTGTTTGGCGTATCCGGGGCGGGAAAAACTTCATTGATTAACGCTATTAGCGGCCTGACGCGTCCGAAGCAGGGGCGCATCGTGCTTAACGGCAGGGTGCTTAATGATGTCGAAAAACGCATTTGCCTGGCGCCGGAAAAACGCCGCATTGGCTATGTTTTTCAGGACGCTCGCCTGTTTCCACACTACAAAGTGCGCGGCAATCTGCAATATGGCATGGCAAAAAATATGGCCAGCCAGTTCGATAAGCTGGTGGATTTGCTCGGCATTGCGCCGCTGCTTGACCGCCTGCCGGGAGGACTCTCCGGCGGCGAAAAACAGCGGGTAGCTATTGGACGGGCGCTGCTTACCGCGCCGGAGCTGCTGCTGCTGGATGAGCCGCTGGCATCGCTCGATATCCCGCGTAAGCGCGAGCTCTTGCCCTATCTGCAGCGCCTGGCGCGCGAAATTAATATCCCGATGCTGTACGTCAGCCACTCGCTGGATGAGATCCAGCATCTGGCGGATAACGTGCTGGTGCTGGAAGAGGGAAAAGTTAAGGCCTTTGGCTGTCTGGAGGAGGTGTGGAGCAGCAGCGTGATGCACCCCTGGCTTCCACAGGATCAGCAAAGCACCATCCTGAACGTGACCGTAGCCGCTCAGCATCCGCAGTACGCGATGACCGCGCTGGCGCTTGGCGACCAGCGAATATGGGTTAACCGACTCGACAGGGCGCCGGGCGAGACGGCGCGTATCCGCATTCAGGCCTCGGACGTGTCTCTGGTCCTGGAGCCCGCCCAACAGACCAGCATCCGCAATATTTTACCTGCGCGGGTCATGCAGTGTATTGAAAGTAATGGGCAGGTGGAGGTCAGACTTGAGATCAGCGGCCGTACGCTGTGGGCGCGCATCAGCCCCTGGGCTCGCGATGATCTGGGGATTATCCCGGGCCAGCAGCTGTATGCGCAGATAAAAAGCGTGTCGATTGCCGCCTGA
- the modB gene encoding molybdate ABC transporter permease subunit, with protein MFLSDPEWQAVLLSLKVSSLAVVFSLPFGIFFSWLLVRRDFPGKALLDSILHLPLVLPPVVVGYLLLVAMGRRGFIGSWLYDWFGLSFAFSWRGAVLAAAVMSFPLMVRAIRLALEGVDIKLEQAARTLGAGRWRVFFTITLPLTLPGIIVGTVLAFARSLGEFGATITFVSNIPGETRTIPSAMYTLIQTPGGESAAARLCLISIVLALVSLLISEWLARLSRQRMGK; from the coding sequence ATGTTCTTAAGCGATCCTGAATGGCAGGCGGTACTGCTGAGCCTGAAAGTCTCCTCCCTGGCGGTGGTATTCAGCTTGCCTTTTGGCATCTTTTTTTCCTGGCTGCTGGTTCGACGGGATTTTCCCGGTAAAGCGTTACTCGATAGCATCCTCCACCTGCCGCTGGTATTACCGCCGGTGGTGGTGGGGTATTTACTGCTGGTTGCGATGGGGCGACGCGGCTTTATCGGCAGCTGGCTTTACGATTGGTTCGGCCTGAGCTTTGCGTTTAGCTGGCGCGGCGCGGTACTGGCGGCTGCGGTGATGTCCTTTCCGCTGATGGTGCGGGCTATTCGTCTGGCGCTGGAAGGGGTGGATATCAAGCTTGAGCAGGCGGCGCGGACCCTGGGCGCTGGGCGCTGGCGGGTATTTTTCACGATTACGCTACCGTTGACGCTACCCGGTATTATCGTCGGTACCGTGCTGGCCTTCGCCCGTTCTTTGGGCGAGTTTGGCGCCACCATCACTTTTGTCTCCAACATTCCAGGCGAAACGCGCACGATTCCTTCGGCAATGTATACCCTGATTCAGACTCCCGGTGGGGAAAGCGCAGCCGCGCGTTTATGTCTGATTTCGATTGTGCTGGCGCTGGTATCGCTGCTGATTTCCGAATGGCTGGCCCGCCTCAGCCGTCAGCGGATGGGGAAATAA
- the modF gene encoding molybdate ABC transporter ATP-binding protein ModF: protein MSLLQISQGTFRLSDTKTLNIEHLNVQAGESWAFVGSNGSGKSALARALSGELTLLSGQLECTFSRLTRLSFEQLQKLVSDEWQRNNTDLLSPGEEDTGRTTAEIIQDEVKDASRCAQLAEQFGISHLLQRRFKYLSTGETRKTLLCQALMGDPDLLILDEPFDGLDVASRQQLAELLATLNGKGITLVLVLNRFDEIPAFVQFAGVLADCVLSETGEKQALLQQALIAQLAHSEKLDGMTLPEPDAPAARLALDDDAPLIVLNDGIVSYNDRPIINHLSWTVNPGEHWQIVGPNGAGKSTLLSLITGDHPQGYSNDLTLFGRRRGSGETIWDIKKHIGYVSSSLHLEYRVSTNVRNVILSGYFDSIGIYQAVSDKQHKLVQSWLDILGIDKRTADAPFHSLSWGQQRLALIVRALVKHPTLLILDEPLQGLDPLNRQLVRRFVDVLIGEGATQLLFVSHHAEDAPDCITHRLAFVSSGDGYTYQLGPLQN from the coding sequence ATGTCATTGTTGCAAATTTCGCAAGGCACGTTTCGCCTGAGCGACACAAAAACGTTAAATATTGAGCACCTCAACGTACAGGCTGGCGAGAGTTGGGCTTTCGTCGGTAGCAACGGCAGCGGGAAATCGGCGCTCGCGCGCGCGCTATCCGGCGAGCTGACTCTGCTTAGCGGGCAGCTTGAGTGCACTTTTTCGCGCCTCACCCGCCTCTCTTTCGAGCAGCTGCAAAAGCTGGTCAGCGATGAGTGGCAGCGTAACAACACCGATTTACTCAGCCCCGGCGAAGAAGATACCGGGCGCACGACCGCGGAAATTATCCAGGATGAGGTTAAAGACGCTTCCCGCTGCGCCCAACTTGCCGAACAGTTTGGTATTAGCCACCTGCTCCAGCGCCGCTTTAAATATCTCTCGACCGGAGAAACGCGCAAGACCCTGCTGTGCCAGGCCCTGATGGGCGATCCCGACCTGCTTATTCTCGATGAGCCGTTCGATGGCCTTGATGTCGCTTCACGCCAGCAGCTGGCCGAGCTTTTGGCGACGCTAAACGGCAAAGGTATCACCCTTGTGCTGGTACTCAATCGTTTCGATGAAATTCCGGCGTTCGTACAGTTTGCCGGAGTGCTGGCGGACTGCGTACTGAGCGAAACCGGTGAAAAACAGGCCCTGCTACAGCAGGCGCTCATAGCCCAGCTGGCGCACAGTGAAAAGCTTGACGGCATGACTTTGCCGGAGCCAGACGCACCGGCCGCGCGCCTGGCGCTGGACGACGATGCGCCGCTCATCGTGTTAAACGATGGCATAGTTTCATACAACGATCGTCCGATCATTAATCATCTGAGCTGGACGGTAAATCCCGGCGAGCACTGGCAGATTGTCGGCCCCAACGGCGCGGGAAAATCCACGCTGCTCAGCCTGATTACCGGCGATCATCCGCAGGGATACAGTAACGATCTTACCCTTTTCGGCCGCCGCCGCGGCAGCGGTGAAACCATCTGGGATATTAAAAAGCATATTGGTTACGTCAGCAGCAGCCTGCATCTGGAGTATCGCGTCAGCACCAACGTGCGCAACGTTATTCTCTCCGGCTACTTCGACTCAATTGGCATCTATCAGGCCGTTTCCGACAAACAGCACAAGCTGGTACAAAGCTGGCTGGATATTCTGGGTATCGACAAACGCACCGCCGACGCGCCGTTCCATAGTCTCTCGTGGGGGCAGCAGCGGCTGGCGCTGATCGTCCGCGCTCTGGTCAAGCACCCTACTCTACTGATCCTCGATGAACCGCTACAGGGCCTGGATCCGCTCAACCGCCAGCTGGTGCGTCGCTTCGTTGATGTACTGATTGGTGAAGGAGCAACCCAGCTGCTGTTTGTCTCCCATCACGCGGAAGACGCGCCGGACTGCATTACCCACCGTCTGGCGTTCGTGAGCAGTGGAGACGGTTACACT
- the modA gene encoding molybdate ABC transporter substrate-binding protein produces MAGQWLRFFAAATLTLSAAGHALAEEGKVTVFAAASLTNAMQDIAKEYKKEKNVEVVSSFASSSTLARQIEAGAPADLFISADQKWMDYAAGKKSIDSASRATLLGNSLVVVAPKASAQGEISINDKTDWTSLLKGGRLAVGDPEHVPAGIYAKEALQKLGAWETLSPKLAPAEDVRGALALVERSEAPLGIVYGSDAVASKGVKVVGTFPEDSHKKVEYPLAIVDGHKNATVSAFYDYLKGPEASAIFKRYGFTTH; encoded by the coding sequence ATGGCAGGTCAATGGTTACGCTTTTTTGCCGCAGCAACGTTAACGCTCTCCGCTGCTGGCCACGCGCTGGCGGAAGAGGGCAAAGTGACGGTTTTTGCTGCGGCGTCGCTCACTAATGCCATGCAGGATATTGCTAAAGAGTATAAAAAAGAGAAGAACGTGGAGGTGGTCTCGTCGTTTGCCTCTTCATCAACTCTGGCGCGACAAATTGAGGCCGGCGCGCCGGCGGATCTGTTCATTTCCGCCGATCAAAAATGGATGGATTACGCGGCCGGGAAAAAGAGTATTGATTCTGCTTCACGCGCGACCCTTCTCGGAAACAGCCTGGTTGTGGTAGCGCCGAAAGCCAGCGCTCAGGGTGAGATAAGCATCAATGATAAAACCGACTGGACCAGCCTGCTGAAAGGCGGTCGTCTGGCAGTTGGCGACCCGGAACACGTGCCTGCTGGCATCTATGCGAAAGAAGCGCTGCAAAAATTGGGCGCCTGGGAAACGCTGTCACCGAAGCTGGCGCCGGCGGAGGACGTGCGCGGCGCGCTGGCCCTGGTTGAACGCAGTGAAGCCCCGCTGGGGATCGTGTACGGCTCTGATGCCGTCGCCAGTAAAGGCGTAAAAGTTGTCGGTACCTTCCCGGAAGATTCCCATAAGAAGGTGGAATATCCGCTGGCTATCGTCGACGGGCATAAAAACGCGACGGTAAGCGCATTTTATGATTATCTGAAAGGGCCGGAAGCTTCCGCCATTTTTAAACGCTACGGATTTACGACTCACTAA
- a CDS encoding AcrZ family multidrug efflux pump-associated protein, giving the protein MLELLKSLVFAVVMVPVVMAIILGLIYGLGEVFNLFSGAGHKDSRPQNH; this is encoded by the coding sequence ATGTTAGAGCTATTGAAAAGTCTGGTTTTTGCCGTAGTCATGGTCCCTGTGGTGATGGCTATCATCCTGGGTCTGATTTACGGACTGGGCGAAGTGTTTAACCTCTTCTCCGGAGCCGGTCATAAAGACAGCAGGCCGCAAAACCACTGA
- the modE gene encoding molybdenum-dependent transcriptional regulator — protein sequence MQAEILLTLKLQQRLFADPRRIALLKQIDQTGSISQGAKNAGISYKSAWDAINEMNQLSEHPLVDRATGGKGGGGAVLTRYGQRLIQLYDLLAQIQQKAFDVLSDDDALPLDSLLAAISRFSLQTSARNQWFGTITGRDHQQVQQHVEVLLADGQTRFKVAITAQSADRLGLNEGQEVLVLLKAPWVGITQDAEQARQADNQLAGRIQRIERGAERCEVLMTLPDGQSLCATLPPEQTRELTEGAEAVAYFNADRIILATLC from the coding sequence ATGCAGGCCGAAATTCTTCTTACCCTCAAATTGCAGCAGCGCCTGTTCGCCGATCCCCGTCGTATCGCCCTGCTGAAACAGATTGACCAGACCGGCTCGATTAGCCAGGGGGCCAAAAACGCGGGTATCAGCTATAAAAGCGCCTGGGATGCTATTAATGAAATGAATCAGCTCAGCGAGCATCCCCTCGTTGACCGGGCAACCGGCGGGAAAGGCGGCGGCGGCGCGGTCCTCACTCGCTACGGACAGCGGCTGATTCAGCTCTACGATCTGCTGGCGCAAATTCAGCAAAAAGCGTTTGATGTTCTGAGCGATGATGACGCGCTTCCCCTCGACAGCCTGCTGGCAGCTATTTCGCGATTTTCACTACAAACCAGCGCGCGCAACCAGTGGTTTGGCACCATTACTGGCCGCGATCATCAGCAGGTACAGCAGCACGTAGAAGTACTGCTGGCCGACGGACAAACCCGTTTCAAGGTCGCCATTACCGCGCAAAGCGCCGATCGCCTGGGCCTTAATGAAGGCCAGGAAGTTCTGGTGTTGTTGAAAGCGCCGTGGGTCGGAATTACCCAGGACGCAGAACAGGCCAGACAGGCCGATAACCAGCTGGCCGGCCGGATTCAGCGCATCGAACGCGGAGCAGAACGGTGCGAAGTGCTGATGACGCTTCCGGATGGCCAGAGCCTTTGCGCCACCCTGCCGCCAGAACAGACGCGCGAACTGACGGAAGGCGCGGAAGCGGTAGCATATTTTAATGCCGATCGTATCATTCTCGCCACGTTGTGCTAA